The sequence CACGGAGCTGCTGGCGAAGGTCGGTCTGGCGGATAAAGCCGATGCCTATCCGGCGAACTTGTCAGGCGGTCAGAAGCAGCGCGTAGCCATCGCCCGCGCGCTCATGATGGAGCCGGAGATCCTGCTGTTCGACGAACCGACATCCGCCCTTGACCCGGAGCTGACAGGGGAAGTGCTCGCCGTCATGAAGAAGCTCGCGGAAGAGGAGATGACGATGATCGTCGTGACGCACGAAATGTCGTTTGCGAAAGATGTCGCTTCAAAAGCGCTGTTCATGGCGGACGGCCACATTGTCGAAGAAGGCGATCCTGCCGCATTGTTAACAAATCCGACACAAGAACGCACGAAAGCGTTCCTGGCGCGCACATTGGGCTGATCCCCATTGGCCGCGCCTTTTTTGTTGTGGTAGACTGGAAGGGTACGGCAAATTGCACAAAACGGAGTGAGAGCTTTGAAAGAAACGACGACTTTGCAGCCCCCTATAAAGAAACGCAATTACAGACCATTCATCACGATCACGTCCATTATACTGATCGGCGCGATCGGCATACTGGCCGGCATCCCGGGTCAGAAGGATTTCGACGCATTTGACATTACGATCCTTCCGATGCTGAATGCAATCTTCAATACGTTCACCTTCCTGTTCCTTGTCGGTGCGCTGATCGCCATCAAGAAGCGGAACATTACCGTACATAAAGGGTTCATCTACGCGGCATTCGTCACGACATTCTTCTTCCTGATCACATATGTCATGTACCATTTCCTTGCTGAATCGACATCGTTCGGCGGCAGCGGGTTCCTGGCAGGGTTCTATTACTTCATCCTGTTCAGCCATATCGTTCTAGCGGCAGCCATCGTCCCCCTTGCGCTGACGAGTGTGGCGCGTGCCTGGAACGGGGAAGTCGAACGGCACCGCAAAATCGTTCGCTGGACGATGCCGATCTGGCTCTACGTCAGCTTCACCGGCGTCCTCGTCTATGTCCTGATTTCGCCATACTATTGAATGGCCGGCCGGCGCAATGAGCTGCGCCGGTTTTTGTATGCGGATTTTTGTCTTGTATAAGAGGGCAGGGCTCATAAAAAGAGGGATTGCGCTCATAAATCAGAAAGTGTGCTCATAAAAACCGGATTCCGCTCATAAAACGGCCAAAGTGATCATAAAACATAGAATGTGATCATAACTGAAGCATGAGCGCTCATAACCGGCGGCAGACCGCTCATAAACCTCCTGATGCGAGTGCGGATAGGCCGAACCTTTTCTGCTCGGCGGAAACTTCCGGTAAGCGTCACAGAGCAGCCGCGGACATCCATAGAGAAAAGACAGGCAGCGGACATGTACGTGTGTCCGCTGCCTGTCTCTGTCGTCTTATTTCAGTTCCTGATAGGACTTCATGAACCGGCCGCTCTCTTTCACTTCAGCGTGATAGAGCGCCTTCAGGGCGTAGGCCCGTTCGAGTTCGTGTTCCTTCATGATCGTATTCAGCCGCTTCGTCAGTTCGGGTTCCTGTTTGACGAGCTTGGCCATCTTCTGCTGGTTGTATTGCATGATCCGCTTCCTCCGTTCGTCGTATCCATACGACCAGTATAGCATGGAAAGCACCCTTTCAGCTTGCGAAAGGGTGCACTTGTGGATGTTAAAGAAGTGTCCGGTTGTATTCATCGAGTCCCGTATCCCGACGCGGGTAGTCCCCATCTACGAGGACGAGGATCTTGCCTTCGTTGAACCGCTCATTGTACTGATGGGCTTCCTCCTCCGGGATGCCCATGCCGATCAATGCACCTGCCAGACCGCCGACGCCTGCGCCTGCGGCAGCTCCCGTGATGCCGGCGACAATCGGTCCGGCCGCGATGATGGGGCCGACTCCGGGAATGGCAAGGGCTCCGATACCGGCAAGCACCCCGCCAAGTCCG comes from Sporosarcina trichiuri and encodes:
- a CDS encoding DUF420 domain-containing protein, which codes for MKETTTLQPPIKKRNYRPFITITSIILIGAIGILAGIPGQKDFDAFDITILPMLNAIFNTFTFLFLVGALIAIKKRNITVHKGFIYAAFVTTFFFLITYVMYHFLAESTSFGGSGFLAGFYYFILFSHIVLAAAIVPLALTSVARAWNGEVERHRKIVRWTMPIWLYVSFTGVLVYVLISPYY
- a CDS encoding amino acid ABC transporter ATP-binding protein yields the protein MALIEVTDMRKSFGETEVLKQITFTVEKNEVVAVIGPSGSGKSTMLRSLAHLEEIEGGTIRIGGQALVENGDYAKPADIRTIGRRIGMVFQHFNLFPHMTVKQNLALAPRLVKGEPKEKLAGRITELLAKVGLADKADAYPANLSGGQKQRVAIARALMMEPEILLFDEPTSALDPELTGEVLAVMKKLAEEEMTMIVVTHEMSFAKDVASKALFMADGHIVEEGDPAALLTNPTQERTKAFLARTLG
- a CDS encoding general stress protein, coding for MVKRQVVGYYNNENDAILAIEDLKRQGYNSDEISVISKEREPAETVVEETGTHATDGAATGAATGGVLGGLGGVLAGIGALAIPGVGPIIAAGPIVAGITGAAAGAGVGGLAGALIGMGIPEEEAHQYNERFNEGKILVLVDGDYPRRDTGLDEYNRTLL